AAAAAGACAGGTGGAGGTGGTTGTAGAAAAAATTAATAAGGCAGAATACGGCAACAAAAAAGCTGAAGCGGAACTGCCATGCGTGGAGCATGTTGTGTATAGAAGTGTAGAAGAGCAGTCGGATTTATCCAGGCGAACATAAGATTAGAACTATAGAATTACTAGTTCCTGATAAATTAAAATTGACAAATATATCACTCTGATATATTATTGTATATATCAGAGTGATATAAGGAGCGAAAACTATGGATATATTGTTTATCAATGCAAATCTATACGGACATATTAATCCGACACTTGGATTAGTTAAAAAATTGGTTAAAAGGGGACATCAAGTAAGCTATTTTTGCTCAGAACCATTTTCAGAGCAGGTAACAAATATGGGTGCAAAATGGATTGGATATAGTAATAATTTGGAGGCCTTTTTAAAAGGGTATCAGCCGACGGATAGACACCCGTTTTATATGTTGATGGAATATATGCTTTCATATGATGAAGTGGTGCTTCCAGAGATACAGGATATAATTAACAAAAATCAATTTGATATGATTATTTGCGATTCCTATTTCGGGGGTGGCTGTTTTTTGAAGCATCTTACGAAGATACCGGTAGTATGTTCACATTCTTCTTTTGCAATGAGTAAAACTCCATTACCAGAACGAATGCTTGTACCGGGATTTCATCCTCAGCTTGATAATTGTAATCAGATATTAAGACGTATTTGTAAAAAATATACTATAGAAGAGCTTACATTAGAAGAAGTTTTTACGAGCAAAGGTGATTTGAACATTGTATATACTACCCGTAATTTTAATGGAGATGCTAACATTCAAGAGCCAACCTATTTATTTAACGGACCATCAATTGAAAGTAGACAGGAAGAAAGTTGTTTGGACCTTTCTGTGATAGGAAGTAGAAAGCTTATTTATATTTCACTTGGAAGCTTAAATACTGATTTTACTGATTTTTATAAAATGTGTATTGCGGCATTCTCTGATTTAAA
The nucleotide sequence above comes from Anaerocolumna cellulosilytica. Encoded proteins:
- a CDS encoding macrolide family glycosyltransferase, translating into MDILFINANLYGHINPTLGLVKKLVKRGHQVSYFCSEPFSEQVTNMGAKWIGYSNNLEAFLKGYQPTDRHPFYMLMEYMLSYDEVVLPEIQDIINKNQFDMIICDSYFGGGCFLKHLTKIPVVCSHSSFAMSKTPLPERMLVPGFHPQLDNCNQILRRICKKYTIEELTLEEVFTSKGDLNIVYTTRNFNGDANIQEPTYLFNGPSIESRQEESCLDLSVIGSRKLIYISLGSLNTDFTDFYKMCIAAFSDLNYYVYMSIGKRCDVSQLGEIPQNFTIKSYLPQIEILKRADVFITHAGFNSVNEALYFGVPMFALPLVNDQYMVAKRLTSMKLGICEDMKEMSAGILRDKTENLLADVEIKERCMQSSLDMKNTANLEQTVLRLEDYVNGLKEGN